In Helianthus annuus cultivar XRQ/B chromosome 9, HanXRQr2.0-SUNRISE, whole genome shotgun sequence, the following are encoded in one genomic region:
- the LOC110880067 gene encoding protein ROOT PRIMORDIUM DEFECTIVE 1, whose translation MHKIFRPLVQVSKSVSRSLHPPNLILFFVHDFSQSTSIPKKQQRVRDHGYDNYMEIEKKIRKVLKVQELILSQPNSMLSSARLDNLSRRLGFKQFEAGRFVLKFPHIFDVFEHPVQRILYCRLTRKALIQIQQENEAVMAQIDDSVTRLRKLLMLSNTKRLGLEHVRIAKREFGFPEDFEYSVILKHPEFFRLFEDKESKSKYIELVEKDPELGVCAIEKVREYEYREKGGDAENIRFSFIINFPPGFKTGKYYKIAIWKWQRLPYWSPYEDVSGYDMRSLEAQKRMEKRAVAMIHEILSLTVEKKISLERIAHFRITMNLPKKLKDFLLQHQGIFYISTRGNYGKLHTIFLREAYNKGELIEPNEVYLARRQLAKLITLRRLNTDHQFVYHRRESVSDRFDRVDLDQVKIGSEKSWNEVKIGDNEQGSDGSESDLESDGECCGVDEEDEENKLID comes from the coding sequence ATGCACAAAATTTTTCGACCTTTGGTTCAAGTTTCAAAGTCAGTTTCAAGATCTCTACACCCACCGAACTTGATTCTGTTTTTCGTTCATGATTTTTCACAATCAACCTCAATTCCCAAAAAGCAACAACGGGTTAGAGATCATGGATACGACAACTACATGGAAATCGAGAAAAAAATACGCAAAGTTCTTAAAGTTCAAGAACTTATTCTCTCCCAGCCAAACTCTATGCTCTCATCAGCCCGTTTAGACAATCTTTCTCGCCGACTCGGGTTCAAACAGTTTGAAGCGGGCCGTTTTGTCCTCAAATTCCCACACATATTCGATGTTTTCGAACACCCGGTTCAACGTATACTTTACTGCAGACTTACAAGAAAAGCCCTTATCCAAATTCAGCAAGAAAACGAAGCCGTCATGGCCCAAATCGATGATTCCGTGACCCGTTTACGAAAGCTCCTAATGCTGTCAAACACTAAACGGTTAGGGCTAGAGCATGTACGGATTGCAAAGAGAGAGTTCGGGTTCCCGGAGGACTTTGAATATTCCGTAATTCTGAAACACCCCGAATTTTTTCGATTATTTGAAGATAAAGAAAGTAAAAGTAAGTACATCGAATTAGTCGAAAAAGACCCGGAACTCGGTGTCTGTGCTATAGAGAAAGTTAGGGAATACGAGTATCGAGAAAAAGGCGGAGACGCTGAAAACATACGGTTTTCGTTTATTATCAATTTCCCACCCGGGTTCAAAACCGGGAAGTATTACAAAATCGCCATTTGGAAATGGCAACGGCTTCCGTATTGGTCACCGTACGAGGACGTGTCGGGTTACGATATGCGATCACTCGAGGCTCAAAAGAGGATGGAAAAGAGGGCGGTTGCTATGATTCATGAAATATTATCGTTAACTGTCGAGAAAAAGATTAGTTTGGAGAGAATTGCACATTTTAGGATTACTATGAATCTGCCGAAAAAGCTTAAAGATTTTCTTCTTCAACATCAGGGAATATTTTATATTTCGACGCGAGGGAATTACGGGAAGCTTCATACGATTTTCTTGCGAGAAGCGTATAATAAGGGGGAATTGATTGAACCGAATGAGGTGTATTTGGCAAGACGACAGTTGGCTAAGCTGATCACTTTGAGGAGACTGAATACGGATCATCAGTTTGTTTATCATAGGAGGGAAAGTGTGAGTGATCGTTTTGACAGAGTTGACTTAGATCAAGTCAAAATTGGTTCTGAAAAGTCTTGGAATGAGGTCAAAATCGGTGATAATGAGCAGGGGAGTGATGGTTCAGAATCTGATTTGGAGAGTGATGGCGAGTGTTGTGGcgttgatgaagaagatgaggaaaACAAACTGATTGATTAA